Part of the Caulifigura coniformis genome, CGGTCAGCAGCGCCCCGCGGCCGAAGCCGAACCGATTCATCCTGACCAGTTGCGCACCGACTACCCCGACGACACCTTCCCGCGTCATTCCGCCTGGCTGGATGGCGACTGGAAGTTGCACCGCATCGAGCCCCCGAACGGCAAGCTCAAATGGGAGCTCTACAACCTCAAGGAGGATGAGAAGGAAACCACTGACCTGCTCGCGAAAGAGCCGGACCGGGCCGCAAAGATGCAGACCGACCTCCAGACCTGGCTCAAGTCGGTCGTCGCCAGCCTGAATGGAGCGGACAACTGACGAACGGCCGTGCCACGGCGATCCCTGAAGACTCCTTCATCAACTGCAGCGGGAGGGCGGCCATTGGTTGCCCTGCCGTCACTCTCCCAGCATGATCTTCAGCCGATGTAGATGAGCCCCATCGCCCACGGCACGAGGCAGTATTGACCACCCAGTCGAGCGCGTCCGCCAGGCCCGCGTCCACGGCCGTCATGGCCGGTATCTTCGGCCTGAGCGGAAGCGCGGCCCTGATCTATCAGGTGGCCTGGCAACGCATCCTCGCGCTGCACAGCGGCGTCGGAATCTATTCCGTTGCGATGATCGTCGCGGCCTTCATGGCCGGACTCGGAATCGGCAGTTACTGGGGCGGACTCAAGGCGTCCCGATTCGGTGCATCACGCTCCTTGCTGTGGTTCGCCGGGATCGAACTCGCCGTCGGAGCCTTCGCGACCATCAGCACGCCGTTCTACTACGACCTCCTCGGCTCCCATGCCGGCGCGCTCTATTCCTCGCTGGGCCGCGCCGGCGTCGTCCACTTCGTCGCCCTCCTCCTGCCCACCTGTCTGATGGGCATGTCGCTCCCCTTCCTGGTCCAGGCCGCCGTCCACGACGTCCGTTTCGCCTGTCAGACGATCGGAGTCCTCTACGGCATCAACATCCTCGGCGCGGCCCTCGGAGCCCTGCTCGCCCCCTGGGTCCTCATCCGCTCGTTTGGAATCGACGGCGCCATCTGGTTCGGAGCCGCCACCAATATCGCTGCCGGACTCCTCTCGCTCCTCCTGTGGGCCACGCGCGGCGCCCAGCCCGACCAACCGGCCCCCGAAACACCGCCCCAGCCGGCCAAACGTCAGCCAGGCCACCCCGCCTCACGCCCCTTCGCCTCCTGGCTCCTCCTCTACACCCTCAGCGGCTTCTTCGCGCTCGCCCTCGAGATCCTCTGGTTTCGCATCATCGATGTCGGCGTCAGGTCCACCGCATTCACCTTCGGATCGGTCCTCGCCATCTACCTCCTCGGGCTCGGCCTGGGTTGCGTCTTTGGCGGCCGCTTCGCAGTCCGCGTCCGATCGCCCCTCCGCGCCTTCCTCGCCTGCCAGACGCTGCTGCTCATCTACAGCGGCGCGGTCATCCTCCTGATCGTCCACCTGCCCACCTCCACCCCCGGCTACGCCACCCTCGTCGACTACTGGAAAGGGGCCGACATCTTCGCCCTCGGAAGCGACTGGAACTGGTCTCAGTTCATACTCCTCTACCTCGCCTTTCCCGTCGCGCTCTACGGCCCACCGACCGTGCTGATGGGCCTGTCGTTCGCCGTCCTCCAGAAGGCCGTCCACGACGACCGACAGACCACCGGTCGGAAAGTCGGCTTCCTGCAGACCGGCAACATCCTCGGGAACGTCGCCGGCAGCCTGGCGATCGGCCTCGTGCTCATGGGCTCTCTCGGAACCCCCGATTCCCTCAGGCTGCTTCTCGGAGCCGGGCTCATCTTCCCGTTCCTCAGCCTGCTCTGGGCCGGTCGCGACGGAGTCACCCTTCTGTCAGGAGCGATGCTCGCAGGTCTCGTCTTCATCTGGCCGTCGTCCAATCAGTTCTGGTCGCGTCTTCACGGCTCCGATCCCGAGCAGGCGGCATTCGCCGAAGACGCCTCGGGTCTCATGGCCATCACCCCGGCGCTCGACGAAGGCGGAGCGTTGCGGGTCTCGATGAACGGCAAATGGCAAAGCTGGCTCCCCTTCGGCGGAATCCACAGCGAACTGGGAGCCGTCGCCTCCATCCTCCATCCCGAACCCAAAGACATCTGCATCATCGGGCTCGGTTCGGGCGACACCGCCTGGGCCGCCGCCTGCCGCCCCCAGACCGAACGCGTCGTCGTCTACGAAATCTGCGCCGCCGAGCAGAAGCTCCTCGCCCAGATCGCCCCCGTCGTGCCCGATCTCGCCTCCTTCCTCAAGGATCGCCGGATCCACATCCTCGCCGAAGACGGCCGCCAGTCACTGGCGCAGAATCCCGCGCTCTATGACGTCATCGAAGCCGACGCCCTCAGGCCCACCAGCGCCTACGCCGGAAACATCTATTCCATCGAGTTCTTCAAACTCTGTGCCTCGCGGCTCAAGCCCGGAGGATTGATGTGCCAGTGGGGCTCCACCCCCCGCGTCTACCGCACCTTCCGGGAAGCATTCCCACACGTCGTCGAACTCCCCGGCCGGAAGATCCTCATCGGCAGCAACGACCCCATCCCGCTCGACCGCGACCGCTGGGCCGCTTCCCTCAACCCGCAGGTCCGCGCCTACCTCGGCCCCGCGATCGTCCCCGGCATGGAAGACTGTCTCTCGATGACCCGCCCCATGGCCCCCGACACCGCCGCCGACCGGAACATCCTCACCGACCTCTTCCCCCGAGACGAATTCGTCACCCCTGGCCCCTGAGACCACATTCCAGTCACTTGGATCGAGAAATGCGATGGGAGGGCGAGCCGCAGGTGAGCGGCAAGGCGCTAGCCGCCGGTCCGATAAACCATCGGTTTTCCAATGCTTCACACGAAGTTCCTTGGAAGCCGCGAATGTTGCCAGCGACACACCTGGATGAGATGCGCACTGAGTCCCCAGCGCACTCCACGCCCAGGCTTCCCCAAGAAACAAAAGCCCGCGAACACCATTCACAGGCTTCGTTGAATCGCCGTCACCGTTTCAGCTCGACCGCCTCTGCCTGACCCCGCCGCCGTCGCAGCGCTAACCCACCGAGGCAGAGGGACGGCCCGACACCCCAGGCCAGCCAGGAAAGACTGGCATTCACCGGCAGGTCATACCGCACGATGTCCTGCTGATTGTCGAGGATGAGTGAGCGGCTGTCGGGAGTGATCTTCATCGAGTTCGCCGCATTGGCCGGAATCACCGCCGCGATCCGGTCGCGGTGATTGTCGATGATCTCAATGCGGTTTCTCGGGGCCAGCACATTCATGAGCCGCGGCAGACTGTTGCCGAGCCACTGTTTCACGGGCGCGGGGATCCATTTCGGAAACGGGTCGCTCCGGACCAGCCACCGCGCGCTCCAGCGGGTGTCCGGCGAGATCGCCGTCTTCCATTCCAGCCGTTCTGGCTTGAGCGGCAGCGGTGTGAGCAGAGTCCCGTCGCTTGTCCGCCAGCGGATGACACCGACAGCGTATTCGCCGGACTGGTACGGCGCCCGGATCTCCTGCGAGTCGTCTGTAAACGAAAACGCGGGATGGAACAGGCCCGATTTTCCCAATTCCGGAGGCGTCCTGAGTGTCCCGACATGTCGAAAAGAACCGTGATGGTAAACGTGGAACCCGTCATCCTCCGTGCGGGTGAAATAGCCGATGCCATATTCACCAGACTCCGACTTCAGGCCGCTCCCGCAGTCGTAGTCCGGCCGATTCTTGTCAGGAACGACCAGGCCTCGATCGATGTCGATGCGGACGGCTTCCAGTTTGACGAGCCCGTTCGGCGTGCTCCGCGGCGGATTAACCGGACGCCTGGCGTACAGCGTGTGGTCATCACCGAACATCGGGTCATCGACATTCGGGAACACGCGTTCCTCCTGGTCGAAGGGCGCATCCCACACATGCAGGCCGTCGGCGGCATCCACGACGAAACGCTGGCCTGAGGGAGACAGGCCGCCGCCGCGAAAGCGGATGGACGGGCGATGGGGATGCTCGACCAGCGTTTTCCCCGATTCAAGCGAGACAAGCCGGGTGGTGGAACCGCTTTTCGCCACGGCGAGCCGGCCCGTCCAGTGGACATTGACCAGAATATCCGCCTCTGACAGCGATTCTCGCACCACCCGGCCCGTCTCGGGCTCGTGGATGCTCACCGGTCCGCGCGTCTCATAGCTGCCGCGGCGGAGATGGACGTGCCGGCTGACAACCAGGTTGCCTTCGGCGGTGATGGCTTCCAGTCGCAGGAAGATCTGGTTGTGAGGGGCGTGGACCAGAACATGCGCACGCGGCGGAATGAGAGCGCTCACCCATCCGCTGAGGATGAGCCAGGCGATCGCCGCGTACAGGAAGTACCGCCGCATCGCAGTCCCTCTCGTCACTCACGCGCCGGCCAGCGCCATTCGCCACCATGTGACGAACCTGCTCCTGACCAGAAGACTCGATCACTTTGCGTTTGTCGAGGGAAAAACGGCAGCGCTTCGCCGCCTCTACTTCCACTTCACCAGCGTATTCAGCGAATACGGCACCCCCTCATGCTCGAGCTGTACTTCGCCATACACGGCCACATGCTCGCCCGGATTCGGCTTCACTTCGCCGAGGAACTTTCCGTCCTTCGACTTCAGGTCCTGCGACTGCCATTTCGACTCACGGAAATCGTGCGTCTTCGACGTGCAGTACCACAGCTTCGCCCCTTCGGCCGGCGCCGTGCATTCCACCGTCAGCCCGATCTTCTCCTCAGCCGTCGGGAACTCCCACTTCAGCCCCGGAAGCGACTTCCCATCCACAGCATGCCGGTAGAACACCCCCAGCGTCCGCAGCGCATGATTCCGGCCGTCCCCCCCGTCGTCCAGGTTATGCCCGGCATTCGCCACGCGGTGGACATACGTCGGCCCCTTCAGATCGTCCCAGTAAAGACTCATCGCGTCGACGGCCCAGTAACGATCGTTGGCGCCGACGATCATCATCTTCGGAATTGAGATCCCATCCCGGTACGTGAAGGGGTCCATCATCTGCCACAGGTCGTGCTCGCGACCTTCGGCCGGGATGCCGTCCTCGCGAACGAGTCCCTTGCTTGTGTAGTCGCCGATCTGCTCGCTGTAAAAACCCCAGGTCTCTTTCTGGTGCTTCATCTGCTTCGGGAAGTTCAGGATGTCGATCACCATCGGGGCCGCCGCGACAATCCGCTTGTCCGCAGCCGACGTCAGCCAGCTCGTCCAGCCACGCTTCGAAGCCCCCGTCACGACGAACGACTTCACCTCGGCATCGAGCTTCTCCTTCGAGAACTGCTGCAGCGCATCCATCGCCTTCACCGCGCTCTTCACCATCGGGAACAGCAACGGCCAGTTCGTATCGCCCGTCTTCAAATAGCGCAGCCACGTCTCGGTGATCAGGTCGTCTTCCTTGCGGTCTCCCAGCAGCGGCTGATTCGGAACCTGGTGCAGGAACGCCACCCGCGAGCCGCACAGCTTCGCCAGCATCAGCCCCATCCCGTAGTCCTTCACTCCCGGAACGTTTCCCGTGCTCCCGCCGGTCACGAACAGCAGCATGCTGCCCGGCCGAGTGACCTTCTCCGGTTCATAGACCATCAGCGGATGCTGCCAGACGATGTCCTGCCACTTCTGCGACACCAGGTGCAGCCGGTAAACCTTCCCGCCCGCCGTTTCGACGGTGTCCTCAAGCGACCACTTGAAAACCGGCTCCTCCCGCCCGACATAGTCGAACAGGTGCGACGGCACAGCCACCGGCCGTTCACTGCGATCCTCGCCAACGACATGAACCGTCGCCAGGAAAGCCAGGGCCAGCGAACAGAGCCTCAATCGATACGAACTGTTGACCATCATCGAACACAAGACTCCGCTGGAATGGATCTGCATGCACCGGCCGGTCTTCCTCTGAGACCGAATCCGACAGCTGTCATTTTTTCGTCGTCAGTTCAATCGTCCCCAGATCGACGGGCTGATCACCGACGGTCACTTCATGCTCCGAGGAAGCGGCCTTTCGATACCGGCCCTTCAACTTGTCCGGACCGCCATATTGCCCGTTGAGCAGGTTGATCTGCCCCCACATGAACGTCAGCTTGTACTTCCCAGGCGGGGCGCCATCCCCCGCCTCGAAAGTCGAAATTGCGAACTTCCCGTCTTTGTCAGTGAAGGCGCTGGCGCCGGGAATCTCAGCCGCTCTTTCGAACTGTGGTTCGCAGCTCACGCTGAGATACTCGGCAGGCTTTCCATCGACCAGCACGACTCCCGCAACAGGCGTCGTCGGGACTCGTGGGCCGTCTGGAAACTTCTCCGCGCATCCCTGGAAAATGCCGACGCAGAAAACTGCAGTGGCAACCGCCGCTGGACAACGCATCGATCGACTCATGGCGCAGCGTCCCCTCGGACCAAGCAGTGCAGAAAGATTCGTCTGATTCAAGCAGCGCTCGAAATCAGAACTCTCCAACGACCTCGCCGCCGCGTGCCGTAATCAGTGACATCAGGGTCCAGCCACTGATGTTCTGGCTGATGAAACGAACTGAGCCGTCACAGAGGGCGATCTGCGCTCCCCCTTCGTGCCACGAGTACAGGCCAGCCGTCCGCGAATTCGAGCAATTCACCGCGCACGGACCGCCGCTCGGGCTGCTGCCCGACGTCCCGTCATAGCGGCGGCCGTCGATCCAGGTGTCGCCTTGGAACGTATCCGCCCAGGCGCCACTTCCCGTCATCGACTGCGCAATCGCTTCGGGATCGCTCATCGGCACCAGGGTCCGGCGACGGTAGAGCTGATTCCGTCCAGCCTGCTCGCCGACGAGAATCGTGTTGCTCGTGCCGTCGGTGATGTCACGGATCGGGCCCCCCTTCCCCCCCTTCGTCGCGGGCGGGGCATCCGGCACGCTCAGACACCACGTTCCCCATCCCTCGCGAGCCCCAGCGAAGTTCTGGCCCACAGATGAAAGCTGGTAGAACGCTTCGCGCACTCCGTCGAGAGTCCCGAAGTCACACGCTCCGCCATCCATCGTCCAGGCCGTCGCCGTCCCCGGATAACCCGATCCCAGGACGGTTCCAGCGGGAACGGTGTATTGCACACGCGGGTTCTGACGTGGAGTCGTCGGGCACACAAACACCGGAAGAATTGTGCGAATCGCCGGTGCGTTCACCGGATCAAAGAGGCTCCTGTTGCTGTCATAGATGTTGTACACCGGGCCCTGGTCAAGATACGGCAGAAGCATCGTCTGCCAGCTCACACCACTCGTCATCTGCAGGCCGGAACCGGCCGTCAGACCCAGGATGGCTGGCTGCGGAAACCGGTTGAACGTGTCGTGGTAATTGTGGAATCCCAGCCCGATCTGCTTCAGCCCGTTCTTGCACTGCGTCCGCCGGGCCGCCTCACGGGCCTGCTGCACCGCTGGCAAGAGCAGGGCAATCAGGATCGCGATGATCGCGATCACCACCAGCAACTCGATCAGCGTAAAGGCCCGGACATTGCGCGAGCGCGCACTCAACTTCCACATCGCAATCTCCTCAGGAACCCAGGAAACGTGAATTAACGATGCAACGAAGCAATCGGCCAAGATGGCCCAGCAATTAATTGAAGTGATCCCGCGATCATGCCGCGGATGGCAGCGTTTGTAAATCCAATTCAGAACGACTTCGCAGCAATTTGATGCGCACCACTGGCAAACTGAACCATTCCTCAGGAACGGCTCGCCCCCGGCACACGCACCAACTCCACACGGAAAGCACGGCCCACTCCGCTCCGGCCGCAAGGGTATACCACGAATTTCGCCCCGAAGTTCTTTTCTTCCCTCGCCGTTTCTGTAAACCCCTCGATTCTTTCGCCGCCCGGCGGCCCTGCTTTCGCGTCCTGAGTTCACCGCCACGTTCTTCAGGCCCGTCGCCACACGATGGAAGCGAGGGCGATTGACTTCCATGATGCTCACTGAGCTGCCCGGCTCTGGAAGTCAAGAGACGACAAGGGGTGGGCGGCCCGGGCAGTTTCCAGACACCCTCGGCCCCACAAGGCTAACCGGGAACTGCCAACAACCCCGCGTCAATGCATCTACCCAGATCGAGACGCACTTACGACCAGAGGTAGTTTCACAACCCAGTTTTCCCAAGTTCCGGATGCGTGAAACCTTGGGATATTCACTCACCCGCGCAACTTGCCGGGCCTTTTGAAACTACTTCTACACGTTGCCACCTCGCGTCCCCCCGAACTCCGCACTGCTATGCCCGAGGCATTCTCATGACTTGCCCCCGGGGACACTACCACCCTCTAAGTTAAAGACTCGCCTGTCAAAGGAACCGCTGCAGAGGCCTGCTGGAGCGCAGCGGAAGCAGGCCTCTGCAGCGGGCGCACCTCCGGGGCCGGGGGACGATACCCCAAGGAGCTGTGCGGCCTGATCGTGTTGTATTCCACACGCCAGCGCTCGATCAGCACCTTCGCCTCCAGCAACGTCTCAAAGACTTCCCGTTCAAGCAGCTCATCTCTGAGCTTGCCGTTGAACGACTCCACGTAGCCGTTCTCCCAAGGACTGCCTGGTTCGATAAACAATGTCTTCACGCGAACTCTCCTGAGCCAATCCTGAACAGCGATGGCCGTGAACTCCGGGCCGTTGTCCGACCGGATGTGCCTCGGAACACCTCTCCGGACGAACAGATCGCTGAGACGCTCCAAGACGTCCTCGCTGGTCAGTCTCCGGGCTACATCGATCGCCAGGCACTCCCGGGTGAACTCGTCAATCACCGTCAGCATCCGGACCGGCCTCCCGTCGTGCGTCCTCGTCTGCACGAAGTCGTAGCTCCAGACGTGATCCCGATGCGCCGGCCGCAGCCGGACACACGATCCATCGTTGAACCACAGTCGCTTTCGTTTTGGCTGCCGTTTGGGGACCTTCAGGCCTTCCTGCCGCCACAGACGCTCGACCCGCTTGTGGTTCACCTTCCATCCATCCCTCCGGAGCAAGGCCGTCACCCGGCGATAGCCGTAACGACCGTACTGAGTGGCCAGGGCCACCATGTCCCGGATCAGGCGGGGTTCTTCGTCAGGAACGTGGGCCTGGCGGCGTTGGGTGGATCGGAACTGGCCCAGTACACGACAGGCCCGACGCTCTGAGATGTTCTCCGGGCCCAGCGAATTGCGGACGTAGGTCACCGCCTGGCGCCGCTTCGCCGGGCTCAGAAGTTTCCCGAGGCAGCCTCCCGCAGGATCGCCTTGTCCAACTCAGCGTCGGCCAGGAGCCGCTTCAGGCGGGCGTTCTCCTTCTCCAGTTCCTTGAG contains:
- a CDS encoding DUF1559 domain-containing protein — protein: MWKLSARSRNVRAFTLIELLVVIAIIAILIALLLPAVQQAREAARRTQCKNGLKQIGLGFHNYHDTFNRFPQPAILGLTAGSGLQMTSGVSWQTMLLPYLDQGPVYNIYDSNRSLFDPVNAPAIRTILPVFVCPTTPRQNPRVQYTVPAGTVLGSGYPGTATAWTMDGGACDFGTLDGVREAFYQLSSVGQNFAGAREGWGTWCLSVPDAPPATKGGKGGPIRDITDGTSNTILVGEQAGRNQLYRRRTLVPMSDPEAIAQSMTGSGAWADTFQGDTWIDGRRYDGTSGSSPSGGPCAVNCSNSRTAGLYSWHEGGAQIALCDGSVRFISQNISGWTLMSLITARGGEVVGEF
- a CDS encoding IS3 family transposase (programmed frameshift); translated protein: MARKRFGAEQIIPKLREAEVEIAQGATVAAAAKKIGVTEQTYYRWKKEYGGLKMDQAKRLKELEKENARLKRLLADAELDKAILREAAFGKLLSPAKRRQAVTYVRNSLGPENISERRACRVLGQFRSTQRRQAHVPDEEPRLIRDMVALATQYGRYGYRRVTALLRRDGWKVNHKRVERLWRQEGLKVPKRQPKRKRLWFNDGSCVRLRPAHRDHVWSYDFVQTRTHDGRPVRMLTVIDEFTRECLAIDVARRLTSEDVLERLSDLFVRRGVPRHIRSDNGPEFTAIAVQDWLRRVRVKTLFIEPGSPWENGYVESFNGKLRDELLEREVFETLLEAKVLIERWRVEYNTIRPHSSLGYRPPAPEVRPLQRPASAALQQASAAVPLTGESLT
- a CDS encoding fused MFS/spermidine synthase, coding for MAGIFGLSGSAALIYQVAWQRILALHSGVGIYSVAMIVAAFMAGLGIGSYWGGLKASRFGASRSLLWFAGIELAVGAFATISTPFYYDLLGSHAGALYSSLGRAGVVHFVALLLPTCLMGMSLPFLVQAAVHDVRFACQTIGVLYGINILGAALGALLAPWVLIRSFGIDGAIWFGAATNIAAGLLSLLLWATRGAQPDQPAPETPPQPAKRQPGHPASRPFASWLLLYTLSGFFALALEILWFRIIDVGVRSTAFTFGSVLAIYLLGLGLGCVFGGRFAVRVRSPLRAFLACQTLLLIYSGAVILLIVHLPTSTPGYATLVDYWKGADIFALGSDWNWSQFILLYLAFPVALYGPPTVLMGLSFAVLQKAVHDDRQTTGRKVGFLQTGNILGNVAGSLAIGLVLMGSLGTPDSLRLLLGAGLIFPFLSLLWAGRDGVTLLSGAMLAGLVFIWPSSNQFWSRLHGSDPEQAAFAEDASGLMAITPALDEGGALRVSMNGKWQSWLPFGGIHSELGAVASILHPEPKDICIIGLGSGDTAWAAACRPQTERVVVYEICAAEQKLLAQIAPVVPDLASFLKDRRIHILAEDGRQSLAQNPALYDVIEADALRPTSAYAGNIYSIEFFKLCASRLKPGGLMCQWGSTPRVYRTFREAFPHVVELPGRKILIGSNDPIPLDRDRWAASLNPQVRAYLGPAIVPGMEDCLSMTRPMAPDTAADRNILTDLFPRDEFVTPGP
- a CDS encoding PhoPQ-activated pathogenicity-related family protein, whose amino-acid sequence is MMVNSSYRLRLCSLALAFLATVHVVGEDRSERPVAVPSHLFDYVGREEPVFKWSLEDTVETAGGKVYRLHLVSQKWQDIVWQHPLMVYEPEKVTRPGSMLLFVTGGSTGNVPGVKDYGMGLMLAKLCGSRVAFLHQVPNQPLLGDRKEDDLITETWLRYLKTGDTNWPLLFPMVKSAVKAMDALQQFSKEKLDAEVKSFVVTGASKRGWTSWLTSAADKRIVAAAPMVIDILNFPKQMKHQKETWGFYSEQIGDYTSKGLVREDGIPAEGREHDLWQMMDPFTYRDGISIPKMMIVGANDRYWAVDAMSLYWDDLKGPTYVHRVANAGHNLDDGGDGRNHALRTLGVFYRHAVDGKSLPGLKWEFPTAEEKIGLTVECTAPAEGAKLWYCTSKTHDFRESKWQSQDLKSKDGKFLGEVKPNPGEHVAVYGEVQLEHEGVPYSLNTLVKWK